In Dermacentor albipictus isolate Rhodes 1998 colony chromosome 6, USDA_Dalb.pri_finalv2, whole genome shotgun sequence, the following proteins share a genomic window:
- the LOC135914215 gene encoding U6 snRNA-associated Sm-like protein LSm2, protein MLFYSFFKSLVGKDVVVELKNDLSMCGTLHSVDQYLNIKLTDISVTEQDKYPHMLSVKNCFIRGSVVRYVQLPADEVDTQLLQDAARKEASQSKP, encoded by the exons ATG TTGTTCTACTCGTTCTTCAAGTCCTTGGTCGGCAAAGATGTTGTCGTAGAGCTGAAAAATGACTTAAG TATGTGCGGAACGCTCCACTCTGTGGACCAGTATCTAAACATAAAGCTCACAGACATCAGTGTGACTGAGCAGGACAAGTACCCCCACATG CTCTCTGTCAAGAACTGCTTCATAAGAGGGTCCGTAGTGCGTTATGTTCAGCTGCCAGCAGATGAAGTGGACACACAGTTGCTCCAAGATGCTGCAAGGAAAGAGGCCTCGCAAAGCAAGCCATAA